The Gemmatimonadota bacterium DNA segment CGCATTTCAAAATATCTCGCGTTGCCTGCGACGGAAGCAATGTACAACAACGTCAGTATAGCAGTTCAATATGCCTTAGTGACATTCAGTGAGGTTCTACCACACAGCATGTTCAAAGTGTGTTAAAATGGTTTGATCTTTTGTTACGAGTATATTGTCATTCAACCCCGCTTGTGCCACGATGATGCGGTCAAAGGGATCGCGTGTCCAGGAATACTGTTGAGCACACTGGACAATTTGATAGAAATTTTTATCACAGACGTTAAGTCCTATTGCCTCTGATAAGGCGGAAATAACCGTTTGAGGTTTTGGAGTAATGCGTTTGATCTCGAGCAGATATTGCAATTCTAAACTGACGATCGGAGAGACATAAATGTCATTTTCATTAATGCCAGATCTGGCATTTTCGCTCAATTTTTCGGTTTGACCAGCGTATAACCACACCACAACATGGGTATCAAGGTAGATCAAGATTCACCTCCTTGTCCCATGTGATATGAACCAGATCCTCAGGATCGCCTTTAATCACCTGCTTCCTTTTTCGCAAGTTCTGAAGTTTGTCTATACTCTCGATCGGCGCAATAATGAGTTTTCGATCTCCTTTATTGATTTTGACGGGCACACCCGTATTCAAGATCTCATCCAATATCTGGTAGATATTTCCTCGCAATTCGGTCGGCGTAATTGTTTTCATGTCACACTCCTGGACAAATAGACCATTTCACGACAGACTATAAAAATCAAAATAAACAAAAAAGCGTACGTGTCAATATTTAATACGTACGCTTTTATCTTACAGCTCAGTTGTCCCGTATTTCAAAATATCTCGCATTGGACGCTACCATCAGGCATTGAACACTCCCATCACTTCCCGAATATGTGGGGCCTGATCTCTATGCGGAAAAACACAGGGGCGATCGAGCAATGTCGCTTGCACGACTCGTTTGCCTATAGTGCCTGACGATGGCAGGTGTTTGTTCAGCAATATGAGTAATTGTTCGAGGTGTTCGTAGTGCGTATTGCCGAGCACACGGACGATCTCAAGTTCGCTTCGGCCTGAATACGGTATATTAACCGCTCTGTCTATTTCAGGAAAACGCTGTATCATATCATGAACGTTTTGAGTGATTGGATAGCTTAACATTTCTTGACCTCTACGGATATAAACCTATAAATGTGAATAATTTCAGACATCACCAAAAAACGCGATTTATGACCCTTCCTTGCCAAAGGCATTGACAAAGATCAGAAAATCGCCAAATCCAATCGTGCCATCACCATCCAGATCGTACTTCGCATCATACTATTTATCGCCACGACTTAATCCAAATTGGCTTGCAAAGAGCAAAAAGTCACTCAAATCAACCCGTCCATCGCCATTAAAGTCTGACGTAAGAGCCTCAAGCTGTAATGTCACGCTGGTATTATTGAGTGTCACCTCCTCACGTTGCCCCTGCGACTATGTGCAGTTTTGATCCCGGTTGAAATGACATCAAATGTGAAATCCACATAAAAAAATAAAAAATAAAAACAGGCCTTCTCAACATTCCTTTAATAGCAAAGCCTCTGGGACTGAGATCAGGAAGCAGCAACCGACCAAAATACTACTCATCTATTTTTTAATCAGCATCTATTTTTTCAAAAGATGCAAAAACACGTATTCGACTGATAGAATTAGCCGCTTCTAAATTATCTACTTTAATTTCAAAAGTGCCTGAAATTTCTTTCGGAACTGATGGGAGAATAACAAATTCAGAACCAATTCCAAGGTTATGTCGCGCAATCTCTAATTTGTTAGCATCCCAAAACCGAAGACCATAATTCACTCGTAATCTTTTTCCCGTTTCATTATACCAGTTTATTTTATATGCCCTTTCACTACAATCATTCCTACCTCTCTTCGCATTTCTGCTACTTTTCCCATTAACTCTCTATGAGATATAAATCTCCAAATCGCGTCATTGCAAATCTCGCGCGCGTCAACTTTCCAACATCCTATCTCTTCTTTGCGAAGTTCAGTATTTAATCCTGACTGTAATTTTCCACACCCAAACACAGCAAACAAGAACAGAAGTGAAATCCCAAAATTCCATCTCCATTTTTGGAAATCAGGTATCACTTTCTTCTGGTAGAAAAGGAACCAAATTGCAAGTACTATGCCTAAAAATTTTCCAACAAAAATCGTCAGGTCCATCATCTCCACCTTGTTAAAATGGTCTCTGTTTCATACACTTCTCGCTTCTCTATCCGCTTCATATTAGCAATGTGGAATACATCAAGATAGCTTAATGGCAATGAGGTGCGACTTTTGCAGAGGCAAAATACAGGTCATATAATCGGGAGCCTCATCCAGGCGACGCTTAAAAGCGGCCCAATCCGGATCCCTGTACCATTGTTCCACCGCAGACCAGCCATCGACAAAGATGAAAGCCCCTGGCACCAGGCGGCTTTCCAGCATATCGAACATAGGCGCAAAGGCGTGCAGGCCAAAATCAACAAAAACGAAATCCACGCGATCGGGAAGAGCAGCGATAAAAACATCACCGGTACTTGTATGACACGCCACCAGATGATCCAGCCCTGCGGCTCGCAAATTGCTTCGGGCCGCCGCAGTTTTTTTGGGCATCTGATCCAGGGTAAAAACGCGGCCTCCCGTGTGCTGCGCTGCCGCGGCCAGATGCAAAGTGGAATAGCCGTGCGACGTGCCAAATTCGACCAGCGTTCTCGCCCGTTGGTGAACCGCGGTAAGACACAGATACTGTGCCACCTCTGGGCTGGCAGCCTTGAGGCGCAGCGGATCGGTAGAGCCAACTCGACGTTCCTCCTGGTCTCGGCTGTGAAGGTGATCAACAAGCACCCGTTGGGCTGGCGTAAAGAGATCTTCAATATGCACAGCGTCTCCTTTCAGAACATCTCTCGTTGCTTCCCATCGTACGCATCGTGTTGCCT contains these protein-coding regions:
- a CDS encoding type II toxin-antitoxin system Phd/YefM family antitoxin, whose translation is MKTITPTELRGNIYQILDEILNTGVPVKINKGDRKLIIAPIESIDKLQNLRKRKQVIKGDPEDLVHITWDKEVNLDLP
- a CDS encoding PIN domain-containing protein; translation: MIYLDTHVVVWLYAGQTEKLSENARSGINENDIYVSPIVSLELQYLLEIKRITPKPQTVISALSEAIGLNVCDKNFYQIVQCAQQYSWTRDPFDRIIVAQAGLNDNILVTKDQTILTHFEHAVW
- a CDS encoding class I SAM-dependent methyltransferase; its protein translation is MHIEDLFTPAQRVLVDHLHSRDQEERRVGSTDPLRLKAASPEVAQYLCLTAVHQRARTLVEFGTSHGYSTLHLAAAAQHTGGRVFTLDQMPKKTAAARSNLRAAGLDHLVACHTSTGDVFIAALPDRVDFVFVDFGLHAFAPMFDMLESRLVPGAFIFVDGWSAVEQWYRDPDWAAFKRRLDEAPDYMTCILPLQKSHLIAIKLS